The following DNA comes from Eubalaena glacialis isolate mEubGla1 chromosome 1, mEubGla1.1.hap2.+ XY, whole genome shotgun sequence.
AAGTAACATTAAACTTTCTTGGCTATTGAACCAGAACTACTATTATAAAACCTCAATGGGAACCAGAAGAAACTCAATACAGAGTGTAACTTTGCTAATTTTTCTCCCAGAACATACAATGTGATGTTTAAGGTATTTTATTTGCAACAGCAGAGGAACAGGTATGCAAGTTCTTAAATCAGATAAGGTGATGCGTAATGTGAGTCTTCATCAGAGTAAAAATATAGCAGATTGGTAGCAGAATCTATCaatttgttctatttcttaagTTTTTTAACCAACCCTACTAAACACCTTTAAAGTCAGTAAGTGTAAGCCtgagttagaaaatatatttgccaCACAGAAAGGTTTTGCCTACCTGTGTgtgttacatttattttatttttttcttttaaatgaagctGTGCTAATGTGCTTAACATTAAGGTATTGGGATATTTTAAATCTGACTTGGTAATTTGCCTACCCAGATGGGATAGGTTTTATAATAAATGAATAGAGAAActactgtttttttaatatatctacaGTACTTTATAGAAATATGTATGAGCAggaacatttttattactaataaGGCTGCTTCAAGTGTTTGGGGGTTTTTGAGGGGGAACTCACCTGTTGGCAGGCAGTTAATACGACTGCCAAGCAGTGCCCTGTAAAAAGTGCAGTTGCGCGACGTACACGTGACAGTGATGTGAGAGAAAAGTGATCTTGAATCTAAGTCAGTGCCTTACAGTTGACTGTTTCTCATCTTTAGAGAGATCTATTCAGGTAAAATAGGTGCTTAAAAATAATGTACAGTGTAAATTCAAGTCTACCCTATTTCTGTTAGTATTTGAGGTTAATTAAATTGAAAGGcaactgcctgggtttaaatcccagcacCAGTGTATAAAATACTGTATCTCAGTTTCTACATGGGGATAATCACAGTATCTACATCATAGTATTGTTATGAACTGCAAATAAATATGTGTAGAGTACTTAATGAGTGCTATGTGGTATGAGAGCTGTTAtcaaaaactgaaagaacttGCTTGTTGAAAGTAGTTGACAAtgtgaattataaaaataatgttaatggtttttgttttttctttttaggaagtTATAGAACTAACCAAAGACCTTCTGTCAACTCAACCTTCTGAAACGCTGGCAAGTTCAGACAGTTTTGCTTCTACTCAGCCCACTCATTCTTGGAAAGTAGGAGACAAGTGTATGGCAATCTGGAGTGAAGATGGACAGTAAGtgtagaaaaaaactgtaaatataaCATGAAATAGTAAAGTACAATGGTAAGGTGATTTTATTCAGCTTGAACTATCCTATTTTAATCTTTCTATAATAGCCAGTATGACTTACAGAACGAATTTGATTCTTGGGTGGTTACCATTAATACAGTTTAATTTTTAGCTTTAGATTAAGTTTTAGGGCAGAAGAATGGCTTGGATCCTAGAGGAAATAAACATGAAAGTAGAGGAAAatgaatggatatttttaaaaaaatagtctaaattcttttttccttgaattgAAAATTGAGTAATGGTTGGTTATCTTAGACTTTTGTGAAGCACATACACTGAAATTATTCCTATAATAAGTATCTTTTCTCAAAAGAGATTGACTAAAGCACGTATAGTAGACATGTAAGAGACTTCCTTGGCAATATTTTGGTTAggacttccttttttaaaaacagatggctaaaaaaaaaaaaaaaaacagatggctAACTCCAACCACTATTATCTTTGCCAAAGGGACATTTGATTATAGGAGTTTCATTTTAGACACATTGAATAGTTGAATCACTGCAGTATAAGTCTTGTAGGCTGAGTGCTAAACCTTTACTCACCTGCTTACAGCCATGATATCTTTACAGGTGTTATGAAGCGGAGATTGAGGAGATAGATGAAGAAAACGGCACCGCTGCAATCACTTTTGCTGGCTATGGCAATGCTGAAGTGACTCCACTGTTGAACCTCAAGCCtgtagaagaaggaaggaaggcaaaggAGGACAGTGGCAACAAACCCATGTCAAAGTAAGTGACTTTGACTTTAGCATTTTAAATGTAATCTTCCCCATTTGGGTACTTGAGGTGTCTGCAGAATCTATGCAGGCTAGACTAGAGTAAGAAACTTATAATACTGTTTACCATTATTTTGAAGATTAGCAGTGTATGGTCAACATTGTCTGTATACGTATGCCTAGGTAAAGTGAAGACATTTTGGTTCCCACTTAGGCatttaatgaataattattaAGAGGATTCTATATATCGATACTTCTCACTAAACCAGGTTCTGGGTTCCatcacagcaaagaagaccaaaTTAGGCCTTGTCCTGACTGAGTTTATAgtctaaagaacaaacacataatTAAAGAAGAACTTTAATAATATGTAAAAGTAATGGAGGGAACATAACGGGTACTTTTAGGGAACAAAGAAAAGGTACCTAAACTGCATTTTAGTCATCAGGGCAAATTTCTTTGAGGAAATGATGTGTAAACTGAGATTTGAAAAGAACAGGTGTTAGCCAGTTAATGAACTAGAaggtatgatcttgggcaagctgcttaacttctgttccctcatctgtgaaacagggacAATAGTATATCCGTTATggggttgtaaggattaaatgacagCATGAGTAAAACATGTAGCACAGTTCTTGACATGTAGTAAGAtctcactcagtaaatgtttacatttaaagaagaaaacaaggtgGGAACATAGAGGTAACAGAAAGAAATTCCTTTAGTAAAAACTTGGGGCTCGAGGGTGGGTGGTTTGACAGGAGAAGAGGTTAGAGAGGCAGAGGTCAGATCATAAAAAGCTTGAAAGCCACGGATGCATTTCAAGTAGAGAGGATCTGATGTGTTCAGATTGGAGCTTTCGAATGATTACTGGCAGCAGAGAGAAGGCAGCTACTGCTGTCACCCAGGTATAAGATGATTGTGGACCTGAACCCAGGGAGTAGCAGTTAAGGATGGACTCGTGTATAGTTTGAGAGGTATTTAAGAGATAGAATGAACAATTTTCAGTTCTGCATATTTGCCACAATTTGCTATCTTTTGGATTTGTCAGTTTTCAAAACTTAAGTTGCtacataaatatatttgcatttgGGAAAATTATGTCATCTATTAAAGTAAATTTGGTTTAAGCATCCCAATAAGAAAGATTGTAGAATAACAtgacatttctatttttagtctttgatATTTGTGTAAAAACCACACTTCATAGTAGTGATTATATGATACAGAGGAGTCTAGATCATATAGCCTTGTTTTTAAAGACCTCTTTCTTTGTCCTTCTTTTGGTGAGAAGTCAGTGTTAAGAGACTGAGCAGAAATTATTGAGAGGGCTTTAGGCTCTGATGGGAAAACcctagttgtttttgttttaagaattgTTAGCTATGATTTCCCTTTGTACTGCTGTGCTCTTCCAATCTACATGAAATAGTTTTATCTGCATTGAATCTCTTCATACAGTTTTTCCAAATGCAGCATATCACACTTGCTAACTGCCCATTTAACAATTGATACAGGTTTAGATAGCTTTTAATGTTGAAACTCATCCTATTCCTAAAACACAACTGGCAAAAGCCATGTAAACGGCAAGTTAAAAGTCATAGTTGAAATGTTTGATTTAAGTGGGTAATAGATTACTACACTTGCGTTCAAAAGCTTCCAAGGATACTGTATATTTCAAATAACATTTGTTTCTTAGTAGTCCTGAGTGATCGGCATTGATGTTAGCTTTTATTCGTGGGGTGAAGAATGTGTAAGTTCattaggttttggtttttttttttgtggggggggcaGTGGTTGCACTGCTAAATATCTCTAAGGaagtcatcttttaaattttcagaGTTGACATTTACCTGTTCTGTccacacagaaaagaaatgattgCCCAGCAGCGtgaatataaaaagaagaaagctttGAAAAAAGCACAGAGAATAAAAGAACTTGAACAAGAAAGAGAGGACCAGAAGGTGAAATGGCAGCAGTTCAACAACAGAGCctattctaaaaacaaaaaaggccaGGTTAGTAAATCCTTTCATCATACTTTGTAAATTTGCAAAATGCAACTGtcattaaaataactttaaaatgaaaaaggaggttcATAGATTTAACGAAATAGTAACTGGATCTTGAATTCAGAATCCTCTTTAATCTTCATTTTGGCTTACTGAAAAATACCTCCATTAGCCACtgtctctgcagtggaagcactatGAATGAGTTTATACCAGGAATTACAAAAGATCTaggttatttccttttatttttttttaattttttttaaataaatttattttatttatttatttttggctgtgttgggtcttcatcgctgcgcacgggctttctctagttgtgaatgggggctactctttgttgcggcaggcaggcttctcattgcagtggcttctcttgttggcagagcatgggctctaggtgcgcgggcttcagtagttgtggcgcacgggcttagtagctccgcggcatgtgggatcctcccggaccagggcatgaacccgtgtcccctgcattggcaggcggattcccagccactgcgccaccagggaaatccctgatttccttttataaactaaaatttgaaaaattgtttGCTATCTTACATACTGCTTAGAGTGTATTGAACCCTACCTGATTTGTTAACATGCCTTATGTTGGGTATCACTAGTGGGTTTTATGAGCACTCAGGTGCCCTTGAGGTACTTTTCCTTATAGatgtattttggaattttaattttttccaaaactaatcaagaattttcatttctcctaGGTAAAGAGGAGTATTTTTGCTTCACCTGAGAGTGTAACTGGCAAAGTTGGAGTAGGAACTTGTGGAATTGCTGATAAACCTATGACACAGTATCAAGATACCTCTAAATACAATGTTAGGCATTTGATGCCTCAATAATCAGAAAAACTGTTGGATTTCATCTCTGCAGGGCTTTACATTTACCTTTTTAtccttatatttttctaaagGTAAATTATTTGTTAGACGAGTAAGGAAGATACCATTGTCGTCATTGTTTGACTTCAGTAGAATGAAACTTGAAGAAATTGTATTTGATAACTGCTAttcatttaaacttttttcattaCTACTACCAGTTTCCTCAAAGTTTGTTGGATAAAGCAACTTTTCTAGATAGATGCTGAATAAATACAGCACTTAGATGAATTATTGATCTTTCTAGTATCAGGCCCCCACTTAATGGATGGCATATACGCTTTGTAAGGTTCTAACTGGGAATTTTCAGATGCTTTGAACTTGCCACATATTCTAGCAATTCACTGGAACATCAAGGCAAAATACCAACCTGCTAAAGAGaacttctcttcattttttttttatcttcagcTTAAGCCTAGCTGTTGCCCAGTTAACCTAAAAGTAGGTTAATTTGTAAATGGCAGAgttttttttgaggtttttctCAACTTGTTTCCTAAGCCTATTAGGCCATCTCTAAAATTGATCCAGCTCTGTATTCTTTTCAttgaattttagttttatgtAAGAAACCATGTTTAGGACCAGCTACcttttctaatgtttttttttgttttttgtacatTTGCTTTCCTCCTGTGTTGATTTTCACTTATGGTAGTGGTACCATTTTTTGGATGTGTAATGTttatatgagaaaacaaaaagctGATGTATAGCCCTGTATACAATGTAGATACTATTTTTGTAAAAAACCAAGGCTAAATTAATGAACAAGAGTACCGAATGTTTCATCATTAAAAACTTACTGTATTTCTTGTGCATTAATCTGACCATAATTTCCCTGT
Coding sequences within:
- the SMNDC1 gene encoding survival of motor neuron-related-splicing factor 30 is translated as MSEDLAKQLASYKAQLQQVEAALSGNGENEDLLKLKKDLQEVIELTKDLLSTQPSETLASSDSFASTQPTHSWKVGDKCMAIWSEDGQCYEAEIEEIDEENGTAAITFAGYGNAEVTPLLNLKPVEEGRKAKEDSGNKPMSKKEMIAQQREYKKKKALKKAQRIKELEQEREDQKVKWQQFNNRAYSKNKKGQVKRSIFASPESVTGKVGVGTCGIADKPMTQYQDTSKYNVRHLMPQ